Proteins encoded within one genomic window of Halocatena marina:
- a CDS encoding sodium-dependent transporter → MAMVGAMVGSGNIWRLPYITGENGGGGFLLVYLFLLYLIAVPGLMAETMLGRYTGRGVIGSFRSILGEGRWEGFGLVVLIVNIALMSYYAPVVGWILYYIGHSLLGTFFQPGFAAQQLWTAFAASPVLTLGTHTLAVALIGGVLLFGIRDGIERTVKWMFPALVIALLAVAIRSLTLSGATAGLAFLFTPDWNSVTRPSTWITALGQALFSTGLGWGIAVTYGSYLRKHDDVALGGGLFTAVGNTSIGLLALFAVFPAVFAFGLEPAAGSNLTFITLVQVFPKMAGGPIWAILFFLGFFFAAFTSGLAITEVGVTTVQEETRLSRKQSVLGVSLAIWLLGLPSAYSAEFLGLMDFMFGNWGLPVATLAIIVVVGWKMGPGWLLTPEWVRLTELNRNSDIYVGRWWSLIVQYLIPPIMLAIMVYFVVSNIGQQPIETAGGVVLVGIILVASLVIMSATRQRGASQTLGGD, encoded by the coding sequence ATGGCAATGGTCGGCGCAATGGTCGGATCGGGGAACATCTGGCGATTGCCGTATATCACAGGAGAAAACGGCGGTGGGGGGTTCTTGCTGGTCTATCTCTTCCTGTTGTATCTCATTGCTGTGCCCGGATTGATGGCCGAAACCATGCTCGGTCGGTACACTGGTCGAGGGGTGATCGGGAGCTTTCGCTCGATACTCGGTGAGGGTCGATGGGAGGGCTTCGGACTCGTTGTCCTCATTGTCAACATCGCGTTGATGTCCTACTACGCTCCGGTCGTCGGCTGGATTCTCTACTACATTGGGCATTCGTTGCTCGGCACCTTCTTTCAGCCAGGATTTGCCGCCCAGCAGCTCTGGACTGCGTTCGCAGCTTCACCCGTGTTGACGCTTGGGACGCACACACTCGCGGTTGCACTCATCGGAGGCGTGTTGCTGTTCGGGATTCGTGATGGTATCGAACGCACCGTGAAGTGGATGTTTCCGGCCTTGGTCATTGCGTTGCTCGCTGTTGCGATCCGGAGTCTAACGCTGTCCGGTGCGACAGCTGGATTAGCATTTCTGTTCACGCCAGACTGGAACTCCGTTACCCGGCCCTCGACGTGGATTACTGCGCTCGGCCAAGCACTGTTCTCGACCGGCCTCGGCTGGGGAATCGCAGTCACCTACGGGAGCTATCTCCGCAAGCACGACGACGTGGCGCTCGGTGGCGGACTATTCACAGCTGTTGGAAACACGAGTATTGGCTTGCTAGCACTCTTTGCGGTGTTTCCGGCTGTGTTTGCGTTCGGATTGGAACCGGCTGCGGGGTCGAACCTCACGTTCATCACGCTCGTTCAAGTGTTCCCGAAAATGGCCGGTGGTCCCATCTGGGCGATTCTGTTCTTCCTCGGGTTCTTTTTCGCTGCGTTCACCTCGGGACTTGCGATCACTGAAGTTGGTGTGACGACAGTGCAGGAGGAAACGCGCCTCTCGCGCAAGCAATCGGTGCTCGGTGTCTCGCTTGCCATCTGGTTACTCGGTCTCCCGAGCGCCTACTCCGCCGAATTCCTCGGGCTGATGGATTTCATGTTTGGAAATTGGGGACTGCCCGTTGCGACGCTTGCAATCATCGTCGTAGTCGGCTGGAAGATGGGACCCGGATGGCTGTTGACCCCCGAGTGGGTGCGACTGACCGAACTCAATCGAAACTCCGACATCTACGTGGGACGGTGGTGGAGTTTGATCGTCCAGTATCTCATTCCACCGATCATGCTCGCCATCATGGTTTATTTCGTGGTTTCGAATATCGGTCAGCAGCCGATCGAAACCGCTGGGGGCGTTGTGCTCGTTGGAATCATCCTCGTCGCCAGTTTGGTGATTATGAGCGCAACGCGACAGCGTGGAGCCAGCCAGACGCTTGGAGGTGACTGA
- a CDS encoding M48 family metalloprotease — MNWSRDWELGVRMAVTLGLLAIVTCVLVVALFGTVLLAVTWIIVVFEMNPVPPSVSREIAGVMTCIIIGVIIYVEFSGQTPVLRGLDTQSVDRMETEHSELLDRTVERLAQQADLPVPSVVVADTPVPNSYTSGLLSQQATIVVTTGLLEKLDPEELRAVLAHELAHVKHRDAAVMTVASVPLQIAQSIHEWTDDQRNTKRKSTSSENNNGSTFMLNVCYMISGAFWLVGRLLFHLLSRYRELAADRGAIALTGSPAALASALETISAQHQSLPREDLRSADGSIQAFAVVPVETEPLEEPIRLGPNGDQIPTHNQYEYLIQKKMAPFLATHPSVERRREQLQDIETEL; from the coding sequence ATGAATTGGTCACGGGATTGGGAGCTTGGCGTCCGGATGGCAGTCACACTCGGGTTGCTCGCTATCGTCACTTGTGTGCTCGTCGTCGCGCTGTTCGGGACAGTACTGCTTGCGGTCACTTGGATAATTGTTGTATTCGAGATGAATCCGGTTCCTCCCAGCGTCAGCAGAGAAATTGCGGGTGTAATGACCTGTATCATCATCGGAGTGATCATCTACGTGGAGTTCTCCGGTCAGACTCCTGTGCTTCGTGGACTCGATACCCAATCAGTCGACCGCATGGAGACGGAACATTCGGAACTGTTAGACCGGACTGTCGAGCGACTGGCTCAGCAGGCTGATCTTCCAGTACCCTCCGTCGTTGTTGCAGATACCCCGGTTCCAAACTCGTATACGAGTGGGCTATTGTCCCAGCAAGCGACGATCGTCGTTACGACCGGACTGTTGGAGAAACTCGACCCGGAGGAACTCCGAGCAGTACTCGCCCACGAATTGGCCCACGTGAAACACCGTGACGCCGCAGTGATGACGGTCGCGTCGGTGCCATTGCAGATCGCACAGAGCATTCACGAATGGACAGACGATCAGAGGAACACAAAGAGAAAATCCACTTCGTCGGAGAATAATAATGGATCGACGTTCATGCTCAACGTGTGCTACATGATTTCCGGCGCGTTCTGGCTGGTTGGTCGTCTCCTGTTCCACCTACTGTCGCGCTACCGCGAACTGGCGGCCGATCGGGGTGCTATCGCACTCACTGGTTCGCCAGCAGCGTTGGCGAGTGCCTTGGAAACAATCAGCGCACAGCACCAGTCGCTCCCTCGTGAAGATCTTCGGTCAGCAGACGGATCGATTCAGGCATTCGCGGTCGTTCCGGTCGAAACCGAGCCACTGGAAGAACCGATTCGACTTGGTCCGAACGGTGACCAAATTCCTACCCACAACCAGTACGAATATTTGATTCAAAAGAAGATGGCCCCTTTCCTTGCCACTCACCCATCCGTCGAACGACGACGAGAGCAGCTCCAAGACATCGAGACGGAGCTGTAG
- a CDS encoding M48 family metalloprotease yields MNWSRDWELGVRMAVTLGLLAVVTCVLIGALFGGLTVTARELGSGVFPSTAIEEIGIGATVVVLSIIVYTAFSGDPLVLRGCNAQSVTSAENSAVQQTVERLSQQAALPVPSVVVADTPVPNSYTSGLSPQQATVVVTTGLLEKLDPEELRTVLAHELAHVKHRDAAVMTVASVPLVIARTLYKWVDDRWDWRYGNDYDLLVIPCALCLVVSGAFWLVGRLLFRLLSRYRELAADRGAIALTGSPAALASALETISTQHESLPREDLRSADGSIEAFAVVPVETETVDKPLQLGPNGDQFRTYDRHIYLFQQKIAPFLTTHPSIERRREQLQDIDTEI; encoded by the coding sequence ATGAATTGGTCACGCGATTGGGAGCTTGGCGTCCGGATGGCGGTGACGCTTGGATTACTCGCTGTCGTCACTTGTGTGCTCATCGGCGCACTGTTCGGAGGATTGACCGTGACCGCCCGGGAACTGGGTTCTGGTGTATTTCCATCCACCGCGATCGAAGAAATCGGAATCGGTGCGACGGTCGTCGTTCTCTCGATCATCGTGTACACAGCGTTCTCGGGAGACCCTCTCGTGCTTCGTGGGTGCAATGCTCAGTCAGTGACGAGCGCCGAGAATTCGGCAGTACAGCAGACTGTCGAGCGATTATCCCAGCAGGCTGCTCTTCCAGTACCCTCCGTCGTTGTTGCAGATACGCCCGTTCCGAACTCGTATACGAGTGGGCTATCGCCACAGCAAGCGACGGTCGTCGTCACGACCGGACTGTTGGAGAAACTCGACCCGGAGGAACTCCGAACAGTACTCGCCCACGAATTGGCCCACGTGAAACACCGTGACGCAGCGGTGATGACTGTCGCGTCAGTGCCACTGGTGATTGCACGAACACTCTATAAATGGGTGGACGATCGATGGGATTGGCGGTATGGAAACGACTACGATTTGTTGGTGATACCGTGCGCTCTATGCTTGGTGGTTTCCGGCGCGTTCTGGCTGGTTGGTCGTCTCCTATTCCGCCTACTGTCGCGCTATCGCGAACTGGCAGCCGATCGGGGTGCTATCGCACTCACTGGTTCGCCAGCAGCGTTGGCGAGTGCCTTAGAAACAATCAGTACACAGCACGAGTCACTCCCTCGTGAGGACCTTCGATCGGCAGACGGATCGATCGAGGCGTTCGCGGTCGTTCCAGTCGAAACCGAGACAGTAGATAAACCGCTCCAACTCGGTCCGAACGGAGATCAATTTCGCACCTATGATCGGCACATATATCTATTTCAACAGAAGATAGCCCCTTTCCTCACGACCCATCCATCCATCGAACGACGACGAGAGCAGCTCCAAGACATCGATACGGAGATATAG
- a CDS encoding ATP synthase subunit B, giving the protein MKEYQTITEISGPLVFVETDEPIGYDEIVEIETPAGETRRGQVLEASSGYVAIQVFEGTEGIDRDSSVRFLGETLKMPVTEDLLGRVLDGSGRPIDGGPDIVPDARHDIVGAAINPTAREYPEEFIQTGVSTIDGMNTLVRGQKLPIFSASGLPHNDLALQIARQATVPEESADADEEGDEEGSEFAVLFGAMGITAEEANEFMDDFERTGALERSVVFMNLADDPAVERTITPRLVLTTAEYLAFEKGYHVLVILTDMTNYCEALREIGAAREEVPGRRGYPGYMYTDLAQLYERAGRIEGREGSVTQIPILTMPGDDDTHPIPDLTGYITEGQIYVDRDLNSQGVRPPINVSPSLSRLMDDGIGEGLTREDHADVSAQLYAGYAQGKDLRDLVNIVGREALSERDNQYLDFADRFESEFVDQGFTTDRNVEETLDIGWDLLSMFPKQELNRIDEDLIEEYYTGEEEQTEETVEASAD; this is encoded by the coding sequence ATGAAAGAATACCAAACCATCACGGAGATCAGCGGTCCGCTGGTCTTTGTCGAGACGGACGAACCGATCGGATACGACGAGATCGTCGAGATCGAGACACCGGCCGGTGAAACCCGCCGTGGACAGGTACTCGAAGCATCGAGCGGATACGTTGCTATTCAGGTGTTCGAAGGCACTGAAGGCATCGACCGCGACTCTTCGGTCCGTTTCCTCGGTGAAACGCTCAAGATGCCTGTCACGGAGGATCTTCTCGGTCGCGTTCTCGACGGCTCTGGACGACCAATCGACGGCGGTCCGGATATTGTTCCGGATGCTCGCCACGATATTGTCGGTGCCGCGATCAACCCCACTGCGCGGGAGTATCCCGAAGAGTTCATTCAGACGGGTGTTTCCACGATCGACGGCATGAACACGCTCGTTCGCGGACAGAAACTGCCGATTTTCTCCGCATCGGGTCTGCCACACAACGATCTCGCACTCCAGATTGCCCGACAGGCAACTGTTCCTGAGGAATCTGCCGACGCCGATGAGGAAGGCGACGAGGAGGGCTCTGAATTCGCAGTGCTGTTCGGTGCAATGGGTATCACTGCCGAGGAAGCAAACGAGTTCATGGACGACTTCGAGCGCACCGGCGCGCTTGAGCGGTCCGTGGTCTTCATGAATCTCGCCGACGACCCGGCAGTCGAGCGGACGATCACGCCCCGGCTGGTGTTGACGACAGCAGAGTATCTCGCATTCGAGAAGGGATACCACGTGCTCGTTATCCTGACGGATATGACCAACTACTGTGAGGCGCTGCGCGAGATCGGCGCGGCCCGTGAGGAGGTCCCCGGACGCCGTGGATACCCCGGTTACATGTACACTGACCTCGCACAGCTCTACGAGCGTGCCGGTCGTATCGAAGGACGCGAGGGATCGGTGACTCAGATTCCGATTCTGACGATGCCAGGTGACGACGACACCCACCCGATCCCCGACCTGACGGGCTACATCACGGAGGGACAGATCTACGTCGACCGTGACCTCAACTCTCAGGGCGTCCGTCCACCGATCAACGTATCTCCAAGTCTCTCACGGCTGATGGACGACGGGATCGGCGAGGGACTCACGCGTGAGGACCACGCTGACGTCTCCGCACAGCTCTATGCTGGCTACGCACAGGGGAAAGACCTGCGCGACCTCGTGAACATTGTCGGTCGTGAGGCGCTCTCCGAGCGTGATAACCAGTATCTCGACTTCGCTGACCGCTTCGAAAGCGAGTTCGTCGATCAGGGCTTCACCACCGATCGTAACGTGGAAGAGACCCTCGACATCGGGTGGGACCTCCTCTCGATGTTCCCGAAACAGGAACTCAACCGCATCGACGAAGACCTCATCGAAGAGTACTACACCGGCGAAGAAGAGCAGACAGAGGAAACCGTCGAAGCGAGCGCGGACTGA
- a CDS encoding ATP synthase subunit A, with protein sequence MSQATQEATVSEDGIIESVSGPVVTATDLDARMNDVVYVGEEGLMGEVIEIEGNQTTIQVYEETSAVAPGEPVENTGEPLSVDLGPGMLDSIYDGVQRPLDVLESKMGAFLDRGVDAPGIDLEKTWEFYPRVEVGDEVEPGDVIGAVDETVSIEHRVLVPPHYEGGEVESIEGGAFTVEETVATLSSGEEISMRQEWPVREPRPTTDKQTPRIPLVSGQRILDGLFPLAKGGTAAIPGPFGSGKTVTQQSLAKFADADIVVYVGCGERGNEMTEVIEDFPELPDPQSGNPLMARTCLIANTSNMPVAARESCVYTGITIAEYYRDMGYDVALMADSTSRWAEAMREISSRLEEMPGEEGYPAYLAARLSAFYERAGYFENINGTEGSISVIGAVSPPGGDFSEPVTQNTLRIVKTFWALDSDLSERRHFPAINWNESYSLYRGQLDSWFEDEVADDWPETRQWAIDTLDEEAELQEIVQLVGKDALPEDQRLTLEVARYLREAWLQQNAFHDVDRYCPPEKTYLILTAIQTLNDEAFEALNAGVPVEEITSIDAAPRLNRIATTPDDEAKDFVNDLAEEIKAQLREKY encoded by the coding sequence ATGAGTCAGGCAACACAGGAAGCGACCGTCAGCGAAGACGGCATTATCGAGAGCGTGAGTGGTCCGGTTGTGACCGCTACGGACCTCGACGCCCGGATGAACGACGTTGTGTACGTCGGTGAGGAAGGGCTGATGGGTGAGGTCATCGAAATCGAAGGCAATCAAACGACGATTCAGGTGTACGAGGAAACCTCGGCTGTCGCTCCCGGCGAGCCGGTCGAGAACACCGGAGAACCGCTGTCTGTCGACCTCGGTCCGGGAATGCTCGACTCCATCTACGATGGTGTCCAGCGCCCGCTCGACGTCCTCGAATCGAAGATGGGAGCGTTCCTCGACCGAGGTGTCGACGCTCCTGGTATCGACCTCGAGAAGACGTGGGAGTTCTATCCCAGAGTCGAGGTCGGTGATGAAGTCGAACCCGGCGATGTTATCGGAGCCGTCGATGAGACGGTTAGTATCGAGCACCGAGTGCTCGTCCCACCGCACTACGAAGGCGGTGAGGTCGAGTCTATCGAAGGTGGTGCGTTCACCGTCGAAGAGACTGTCGCAACGCTCTCTTCCGGCGAAGAGATCTCGATGCGCCAAGAGTGGCCGGTGCGCGAACCGCGACCAACCACCGACAAACAGACGCCTCGGATTCCGCTCGTGTCGGGACAGCGCATTCTCGATGGACTGTTCCCCCTCGCAAAGGGCGGAACCGCAGCGATTCCGGGCCCGTTCGGTTCGGGGAAGACGGTTACACAGCAGTCGCTTGCAAAGTTCGCAGACGCCGACATCGTCGTCTACGTCGGTTGTGGTGAGCGCGGAAACGAGATGACCGAGGTCATTGAGGACTTCCCGGAACTACCGGACCCTCAAAGTGGAAACCCGCTGATGGCACGAACGTGTCTCATCGCAAACACCTCGAACATGCCCGTCGCGGCGCGTGAATCGTGCGTGTACACGGGAATCACTATCGCGGAGTACTACCGCGACATGGGCTACGACGTGGCTCTGATGGCTGACTCCACCTCGCGGTGGGCAGAAGCCATGCGGGAGATCAGTTCGCGTCTCGAAGAGATGCCCGGTGAGGAAGGCTACCCTGCGTATCTCGCAGCTCGGCTGTCGGCGTTCTACGAGCGCGCAGGATACTTCGAGAACATCAACGGAACTGAAGGGTCGATCTCGGTTATCGGTGCTGTATCGCCACCGGGCGGTGACTTCTCCGAGCCAGTGACCCAGAACACGCTGCGCATCGTCAAGACGTTCTGGGCGCTCGACTCCGATCTGTCCGAACGTCGCCACTTCCCTGCGATCAACTGGAACGAGTCGTACTCGCTGTATCGCGGACAGCTCGATTCGTGGTTCGAGGATGAGGTTGCCGACGATTGGCCAGAGACGCGCCAGTGGGCGATCGATACGCTCGATGAGGAAGCCGAACTTCAGGAGATCGTTCAGCTCGTCGGTAAGGACGCTCTCCCAGAAGATCAGCGCCTCACACTCGAAGTGGCCCGATACCTTCGGGAAGCGTGGCTCCAGCAGAACGCGTTCCACGATGTTGATCGCTACTGCCCGCCTGAGAAGACGTATCTGATCCTCACGGCTATCCAGACCCTCAACGATGAGGCGTTCGAGGCACTCAACGCTGGTGTTCCGGTCGAGGAGATCACGTCGATCGACGCAGCTCCACGTTTGAACCGAATCGCAACCACTCCGGACGATGAGGCGAAGGACTTCGTCAACGACCTCGCAGAGGAGATCAAGGCCCAACTTCGGGAGAAATACTAA
- a CDS encoding V-type ATP synthase subunit F, protein MSQRQNDTQRQSREIGVIGSQEFTTGFRLAGVRRFENVPDDQKSEELDDAVETMLNDDDVGIVVMHDDDLSHLSRQVRQAAETSVEPVLVTLGGGAGSGGLRDQIKRAIGIDLMDEE, encoded by the coding sequence ATGAGTCAGCGCCAGAACGATACTCAAAGACAAAGTCGTGAAATCGGCGTCATCGGGAGCCAGGAGTTTACGACTGGCTTTCGACTGGCCGGTGTGCGACGGTTTGAGAACGTCCCTGACGATCAAAAGTCCGAGGAACTCGACGACGCAGTCGAAACCATGCTGAACGACGACGACGTCGGTATCGTCGTGATGCACGATGACGACCTCTCGCATCTGTCCAGACAGGTGCGCCAAGCCGCAGAAACAAGCGTTGAGCCCGTTCTCGTCACACTGGGTGGCGGAGCCGGGAGCGGCGGACTGCGAGATCAGATCAAGCGAGCCATCGGTATCGATCTAATGGACGAAGAATAA
- a CDS encoding V-type ATP synthase subunit C, with amino-acid sequence MSVTYDTANYGYVTARVRSRRAVLFDEDDYRKLVRMGPGEIARFMEETEYETEMNALGSRYRGVNLIEYALNRNLAKHFNDLLHFSEGSLYDYLARYLRKFDAWNVKTIIRGIYADSDQQTIEDDLIPAGAFSERQLDRLVGADSISMVVEQLEGTLFGPSLATALDDYENTGVLVPLENAIDRAFYSDMLEGLPEETDRATGLYIQVLRAEIDFRNIRNALRLARSGADIDPGTYYISGGRLFKESELRQLVGNMDQLTEYVRQSPYGGDLDSALSELESADSLIEFERALERALVEYADTLSNRYPLSVCPVIAYIRAKEREVDNIRAIARGKEAGLTGDEIEDELVIV; translated from the coding sequence ATGAGCGTTACGTATGACACGGCGAACTACGGGTACGTCACAGCGCGAGTCCGCTCGCGCAGAGCAGTCCTCTTCGACGAGGACGACTACCGGAAGCTTGTTCGCATGGGTCCCGGAGAGATCGCCCGGTTCATGGAAGAGACCGAGTACGAAACTGAGATGAATGCGCTCGGATCGCGTTACAGAGGCGTCAATCTCATCGAGTACGCGCTCAACCGCAACTTGGCGAAGCACTTCAACGATCTGCTTCACTTTTCCGAGGGCAGTCTGTACGATTACCTCGCGCGTTATCTGCGGAAATTCGACGCGTGGAACGTTAAAACGATCATTCGGGGAATCTACGCTGACTCCGATCAGCAGACGATCGAAGATGATCTCATTCCTGCCGGCGCATTCTCTGAGCGCCAGTTAGACCGTCTTGTCGGGGCAGACTCCATCTCAATGGTCGTCGAACAGCTCGAGGGCACCCTGTTCGGACCGTCGCTGGCAACAGCACTAGACGACTACGAGAACACGGGTGTGCTCGTTCCCCTCGAAAACGCCATCGATCGCGCGTTCTACTCTGACATGCTCGAAGGGTTACCGGAGGAGACGGATCGCGCAACTGGGCTGTATATTCAAGTGTTGCGCGCCGAGATCGACTTCCGAAACATCCGGAACGCGCTTCGACTAGCGCGGAGCGGTGCGGACATCGACCCCGGCACGTACTACATTTCAGGTGGTCGATTGTTCAAGGAGTCCGAGCTGCGACAGCTCGTTGGCAACATGGATCAACTCACGGAGTACGTCCGACAGAGTCCATACGGAGGCGATCTTGATTCGGCGCTAAGTGAACTCGAATCAGCAGACAGCCTCATCGAATTCGAGCGCGCACTAGAGCGTGCCCTCGTCGAATACGCGGACACGCTCTCGAATCGCTATCCCCTCTCGGTCTGTCCCGTGATCGCGTACATCCGCGCGAAAGAACGCGAAGTAGACAACATTCGTGCGATCGCACGCGGCAAAGAGGCAGGACTGACAGGCGACGAGATAGAAGACGAACTGGTGATCGTATGA
- a CDS encoding V-type ATP synthase subunit E — MSLDTVVEDIRDEARARANDTREDAEKQARSIISEAETDADEIVEERKREVERQIEQEREQRLSSAKLEAKQERLEARRDILEDVRESVEERIVSIEENRAELTRALLDDAAEEFDTDEEEIQVYGRADDAELIKSILAGDDGTGVGNEYDEFTYAGEYDCLGGVVVETENSRIRVNNTFDSVFEDVWEDSLREVSERLFEE, encoded by the coding sequence ATGAGCCTTGATACGGTTGTAGAGGACATACGAGACGAAGCCCGCGCGCGCGCAAATGATACACGCGAGGACGCCGAGAAGCAGGCCCGATCGATCATTTCAGAGGCCGAAACGGACGCAGACGAGATAGTCGAAGAGCGCAAGCGCGAGGTCGAACGACAGATCGAACAGGAACGAGAACAGCGACTTTCGAGCGCCAAACTTGAGGCAAAACAAGAGCGCCTCGAAGCGCGCCGTGATATCCTCGAAGACGTTCGGGAGTCGGTCGAAGAACGGATTGTATCGATTGAAGAAAATCGTGCTGAACTCACGCGCGCACTGCTCGACGACGCCGCCGAGGAGTTCGATACTGATGAGGAGGAAATACAGGTGTACGGTCGTGCCGACGATGCAGAACTCATCAAATCGATCCTCGCTGGAGACGATGGGACTGGTGTCGGAAACGAGTACGACGAGTTCACCTACGCCGGCGAGTACGACTGTCTCGGTGGTGTGGTCGTTGAGACTGAGAACTCGCGGATTCGTGTGAACAACACGTTCGATTCGGTGTTTGAGGATGTCTGGGAAGACTCCCTGCGTGAGGTGAGTGAGAGGCTATTCGAAGAATGA
- a CDS encoding F0F1 ATP synthase subunit C, which yields MTAFLSVVALQAQESVSAIPPKTGAAIAVGLAALGSGIAERSIGAAAVGATAEDSDMFGRGLILTVLPETLVILALVVVFVVQ from the coding sequence ATGACAGCGTTTCTTAGCGTCGTTGCACTGCAAGCACAAGAATCTGTTTCCGCAATCCCGCCAAAGACTGGCGCGGCTATCGCTGTTGGACTCGCCGCACTCGGCTCAGGCATTGCAGAGCGGAGTATCGGTGCGGCTGCCGTCGGTGCCACCGCTGAGGACAGCGACATGTTCGGTCGTGGGCTGATCTTGACCGTTCTTCCGGAGACGCTAGTCATTCTTGCACTGGTTGTCGTCTTCGTTGTCCAATAG